From bacterium:
GCCTTGCCGCCCAGCGGCTGCTGGGTGATCAGGGAGTAGGGGCCGATGGAGCGGGCGTGGATTTTATCCTCGACCAGATGGCTGAGTTTCATCATATAGATCCATCCGACGGTCACCTCTTCATCGATCAGCTCGCCGGTGCGGCCGTCGTAGAGCGGGGTCTTGCCGCTCTCGGGCACGCCGCCCTTCTTCATCTCGGTACGGATCTCGCTGAGGGTTGCGCCGTCGAAGACCGGTGTGGCGTAGTACTTGCCGAGCTTGGCAGCGGCCCAGCCGAGGTTGGTCTCGAGGATCTGCCCCAGGTTCATACGCGAAGGCACGCCCAGGGGGTTGAGGACGATATCGACCGAAGTGCCGTCCGGCAAATAGGGCATATCCTCGATCGGGACGATCTTGGAAACCACGCCCTTGTTGCCATGGCGTCCGGCCATCTTGTCGCCGACCATCAGCTTGCGCTTCTTGGCGACATAGACCTTGGCCAGCTGGACGATACCGGGAGGCAGTTCGTCGCCGACGGTGATCTTGAATTTGGCCAGCTCGTACTCATCCTCGAGTGCGGTCATCTTGGTGTAGTAACGGGCGTTGACCAGCGAAACCTTGCGATTGGTCTCTTCATCATCGGTGAGCGGGCTGCTGTAATCGATCTGATCGAAATCGAGCTTGCCGAGATTGCCGCTCTTGAGCACGGTTTTGGCCTTGATGATCACCTTGCCCGAACCCTTTTCGCGGATGCCGGCGCTGTTCTGGTTGCTGAGAACCGAGATCATCTTGTCGGCGCGCAGCTGACGGACGCGGCTGCGTTCGCTTTCGATCCAGACGTCCAGCTCGTCAAGGCTCTTTTTCTCCTTGCGGCGGGTGGAGGGATCTTTCTTTTTACGCGAAAAGAGACGGGTATCGATGACGATGCCCTTGAGTCCTGGAGGCGCCTTGAGGGAGGCATCCTTGACATCGCCGGCTTTTTCGCCAAAGATCGCCTTGAGCAGCTTCTCTTCCGGGGTGGGATCACTCTCACCCTTGGGCGTCACCTTGCCGACGAGGATATCTCCCTGGGTGACCTCGGCCCCGGAGCGGACGATACCGTTCTCATCCAGGTCTTTGGTCGTCTCCTCGGAGACGTTGGGGATCTCGCGGGTCAGCTCCTCTTCGCCGCGCTTGGTGTCGCGCACCTGCAGCTCGAATTCCTCGATATGGACCGAGGTGAAGATGTCGTCGCGGACGACGCGTTCGGAGATGACGATGGCGTCTTCGAAGTTGTAGCCGCGCCAGGGCATGAAGGCGACCAGGACGTTGCGGCCGAGGGCCAGCTCACCCATTTCAGTGGCGGCGCCATCCGCGATCACCTGTCCGGCCTTGACCACATCGCCCTCGGAGACGATCGGCTTCTGGTTGATGCAGGTGTCCTGGTTGGTGCGCATGAACTTGGTCAGGTTATAGGTAACCAGGCCGGTATCGTTGAAATCGCCGAGTTTCTCGAGGGCCTCACTTTTGGAGGCGGTCTCCTTGCGGCGGATGATGATACGGCGGGCATCGACTTTTTCGACAACGCCGTTGTACTCCGAGACGATCACGGCGCGCGAGTCGCGGGCGATCTTGCCCTCCATGCCGGTGCCGACATAGGGCGCAGCCGGATTGAGGAGGGGTACCGCCTGGCGCTGCATGTTCGAGCCCATGAGGGCGCGGTTGGCGTCGTCGTGCTCGAGGAAGGGGATCAGGGCGGCGGCGGCCGAGACGATCTGGGTCGGGGAGACATCCATATAATCGATCTTGGCCGGCTCCTCGATCGGGAACTCGCCGCGCACGCGCGACTTGACCCGCTCGTTGACAAACCGGCCCTTCTCGTCCAGTTCCTCGCTGGCCTGAGCCACAATCAGTTCCTCTTCATCGTCGGCGGCCATGAAATCGATCTGCTCGGTGGCCACCCCGTTGACGACCTTGCGGTAGGGGGTTTCGATGAAACCGAACTCATTGATCCGCGCAAAGGTGGTCAGCGAGGAAATGAGGCCGATATTCGGCCCTTCCGGGGTCTCGATCGGGCAGAGACGCCCGTAATGGGTGTAATGGACATCGCGCACCTCAAAGCCGGCGCGTTCACGGGTCAGACCGCCGGGCCCCAGGGCCGAAAGGCGGCGCTTGTGGGTCAGCTCCGAAAGTGGATTGGTCTGATCCATGAACTGCGACAGCTGGCTGGTGCCGAAAAAGGTATTGATGACCGAAAGGATGGTGCGGGCATTGACCAGATCCTGCGGCGTCGGATTCTCGCTCTCGCGCAGGTTCATCCGCTCCTTGATCGTGCGGGCCATGCGGGCGAGACCGACGCTCATCTGCGAGGCGAGCTGCTCATCGACAGTGCGCACCCGGCGGTTGCCAAGGTGATCGATGTCGTCGGGCGTGCGCTTGCCCTTGCGCAGATCGAGGAGATACTGGATGATGCCAATGATATCTTCCTTGGTCAGGGCGGTGGTATCGGGCGGCACCTCGAGGTTGAGCTTTTTGTTCAAACGATGGCGGCCCACCTCGCCGAGATCGTAGCGCTTGGGATTGAAGAAGAGGCGTTCGATCAGCTGGCGGGCGGTGTCGAGATCCGGAGCTTCGCCGGAACGCAGGTTCTGGTAGATGGTCTCCAGCGCCTCGTCCTGGGAATGGGTCTGGTCCTTGAGCAGCGTATTGCTGATGATTTCCGGCCCGAAAATCCGGTCGGAGCGGACCAGCTCGAGTTTGTTGATCCCGGCATCGAGGAGCACCTGAATTTTGTCGGCGCTGAGCTCATGGAGCTTGTCGACGATGATCTCGCCGGTGGCATGGTCGATGACGTCCTCGACCACGCGCATGCCGATCAGCTCGTCGCGGTTGGCCTCGGTGATCTCCGTCTCCTGAATCAGGTTGAAGGTCGAGAGGATGTCGCGATCGCTGGAAATGCCGATAGCCCGCAACAGGGTGGTGACCAGGAACTTTTTGCGGCGGTCGATGTAGACGATCATCAGTTCGTTGATATCGGTGGCGAACTCCACCCACGAGCCGCGCAAGGGGATGATGCGCGCCGAATAGAGCCGGGTCCCGTTGGGGTGGGAGATTTCGTCAAAGAAAACGCCGGGCGAACGGTGGAGCTGGCTGACGATGATGCGCTCCGCGCCGTTGATAATGAAGGTCCCGCGATGGGTCATGTAGGGAATGTACCCCAGGTAGACCACCTGTTCCTTCGAATTGGCCAGGGGGTCGTTGGGGTTGTATTCGTCCTTGATGGAAAGGCGCAGCTTGGCCTTGAGCGCCACCGAATAGGACATCCCCCGTTCCTGACACTCCTCAACGCTGTACTTGGGGGGATCGATGTAGTATTCGATGAAATCCAGGACGAAGTTTTCCCGGCTGTCGATGATCGGAAACACCCCTTTGAAAACCGCCTGGAGGCCAACGTCCCGCCGCTGATCGGGCGGGACATCGGCTTGAAGGAAATCCTTGAACGATTTGAGCTGGATATCCAGCAGATCAGGGATGTCAGCAACAGAGCGGATTTTCGAGAAGGAGTGTCGTTCTCTTTTCAAGGCAACTGCCAAAGGAGAACTCCTTTTGTTGGGTGACTGGTACACTCGGATAAACGTAGACCGGGCCCCGAATCAGGGCCCGTGGGACATGCGGGTCTACTTGAGTTCGACTTCTGCGCCAGCCTCTTCCAACTTGCCTTTGATGTCATTGGCCTCTTCCTTGGTCACGGCCTCTTTGACCTTGCTCGGAGCGCCGTCGACCAGGTCCTTGGCTTCTTTCAGGCCGAGGTTGGTGATGGTGCGAATGACCTTGATGACATTGATCTTGTTGGCGCCGGCGGATTTGAGCACAACGTCAAACTCGGTCTTCTCCTCGACGGCCGGGGCTGCAGCGGCGGCACCGCCCATCATCATACCGGCGGGCATGGCCATCGGGGCAGCGGCGGTGACGCCAAAACGCTCTTCAACGGCTTTGACCAGCTTGGAGAGCTGGAGGACACTCATCTGCTCAATGGTCTTGAGGATTTCCTCAACCTTGGCATCCTGGGCGACGGCAACATCTGCTTGTTCGGGCATTTCTACCTCCCGTTAGAGTACTCTATAAGTGGATTAAGCTTCTTTTTTATCTTGGACTTGTTTTAAAACATTAGCGAAACCGGCGATGACCGCCTGGAGGCTGCCGATGAAGCCGGAAAGCGGCGCAGCGAAGGCCGCGGCGACCTGGGCCAGGAGCACCTCACGGGGCGGTATGTTGCGGACCTCTTCGGCCGATGCCCGGTCGAGCAGCTGCCCTTCGAGGTAGGCCGCTTTGATCGCGGGTTTTTCCTTGTCTTTCTTGAAATCGAAGATCACCCGCACCGGCGCCACCGGGTCGTCCATGGCGATAGCCAGAGCGGTCGGACCATTGAGGAAGGGGATCAGGGCATCGAGGCCGTGCTGCCGGGCCGAGATGCGCGCCAGAGTGTTCTTCACCACCAGATATTTCACGTTCGCCTTGCGGAACTCGCTGCGCAGGCGGGTGACCTCTTCAACGGTCAACCCAGAAAAATCGGTGAGAAAAACGCTTTTAGCCTTATCGAGGCTGGCGTTGATCTCTTCCAGTTTCACTTCTTTATGGGGCTGTGGCATGGAGGATATCCTTTGCTTCAAAATGCGTTCAGCGTGCTTAGGCCGCGTCGACGATCTGGTTCTTGTCCAGACGGATGCCGGGGCTCATGGTGCTCGAGAGCGTGACGCTCTTGATGTAGACGCCCTTGGCCGTAGCCGGCTTGAGGCGGTTGATCATCTCCATGAAAGCCTGGACATTCTCCTTGAGCTGGGCCGCCTCGAAGGATTTCTTGCCGACGGCGGCGTTGACGATGCCGTATTTGTCGACGCGGAAGGCGATCTTGCCGGCCTTGGCTTCCTTGACCGCCTGGCCGATTTCGAAGGTGACCGTGCCGCTTTTAGGGTTGGGCATCAGACCGCGGGTGCCGAGGATCTTGCCGAGCTTGCCGACCTGGCTCATGATATCCGGGGTGGCGATGACCACGTCGAAGTCGAGCCAGCCGCCCTGGATCTTGGCGATCAGATCATCCGAACCGACCACATCGGCGCCCGCTTCGAGGGCCTCTTTCTCCTTAGCGCCTTTGGTCAGCACGCAAACGCGCACCTTTTTGCCAGTGCCATGGGGCAAAATCACCGTGCCGCGCACCATCTGGTCCGCCTTGCGCGGATCGACGCCCAGACGCACACTCAGCTCGATCGATTCATCGAAGCGGGCGGTAGCCAGTTCCTTCACCTTCACCACAGCATCGGCGAGGGGATAGGAGACCCGGCGGTCCAGCCGCTGTAAAGCCTCATTAAAACGCTTGCTATGTTTCATTCGTGCTCCAAAACACTTCACTCATCATTAATTACAGGCTGACTTGTTCGTTCAGACGACGGTGATCCCCATGCTGCGCGCAGTCCCTTCGACCATGCTCATCGCGGTCTCGAGGGAGGCGGCGTTCAGGTCCTGCATCTTGAGCTCGGCGATCTCGCGCACCTGGTCGCGGGTGACCTGGCCGACCTTGGTACGATTGGGCTCGCCCGAGCCCTTCTCCAGACCAGCCGCTTTTTTCAGCAGCACCGCGGCCGGCGGGGTCTTGGTGATGAACGAGAACGAACGATCGGCGTAGACCGTTATGATGACCGGGATGATCAGTCCCGCCTTATCCTGGGTTTTGGCGTTGAACTGCTTGCAAAATTCCATGATGTTGACGCCATGCTGACCCAGTGCAGGACCCACCGGGGGCGAGGGATTGGCGGCGCCGGCAGGAATCTGCAGTTTGATGCTGCCAACTACTTTTTTTGCCATGGGGACACCTTATTGTTCTAATTCGATTTGCAGGAAATCTAGCTCGACCGGTGTGGCGCGTCCGAAGATACTCACCATCACCTTGACCTTGTTCTTCTCTTCGTT
This genomic window contains:
- the rpoB gene encoding DNA-directed RNA polymerase subunit beta, which codes for MKRERHSFSKIRSVADIPDLLDIQLKSFKDFLQADVPPDQRRDVGLQAVFKGVFPIIDSRENFVLDFIEYYIDPPKYSVEECQERGMSYSVALKAKLRLSIKDEYNPNDPLANSKEQVVYLGYIPYMTHRGTFIINGAERIIVSQLHRSPGVFFDEISHPNGTRLYSARIIPLRGSWVEFATDINELMIVYIDRRKKFLVTTLLRAIGISSDRDILSTFNLIQETEITEANRDELIGMRVVEDVIDHATGEIIVDKLHELSADKIQVLLDAGINKLELVRSDRIFGPEIISNTLLKDQTHSQDEALETIYQNLRSGEAPDLDTARQLIERLFFNPKRYDLGEVGRHRLNKKLNLEVPPDTTALTKEDIIGIIQYLLDLRKGKRTPDDIDHLGNRRVRTVDEQLASQMSVGLARMARTIKERMNLRESENPTPQDLVNARTILSVINTFFGTSQLSQFMDQTNPLSELTHKRRLSALGPGGLTRERAGFEVRDVHYTHYGRLCPIETPEGPNIGLISSLTTFARINEFGFIETPYRKVVNGVATEQIDFMAADDEEELIVAQASEELDEKGRFVNERVKSRVRGEFPIEEPAKIDYMDVSPTQIVSAAAALIPFLEHDDANRALMGSNMQRQAVPLLNPAAPYVGTGMEGKIARDSRAVIVSEYNGVVEKVDARRIIIRRKETASKSEALEKLGDFNDTGLVTYNLTKFMRTNQDTCINQKPIVSEGDVVKAGQVIADGAATEMGELALGRNVLVAFMPWRGYNFEDAIVISERVVRDDIFTSVHIEEFELQVRDTKRGEEELTREIPNVSEETTKDLDENGIVRSGAEVTQGDILVGKVTPKGESDPTPEEKLLKAIFGEKAGDVKDASLKAPPGLKGIVIDTRLFSRKKKDPSTRRKEKKSLDELDVWIESERSRVRQLRADKMISVLSNQNSAGIREKGSGKVIIKAKTVLKSGNLGKLDFDQIDYSSPLTDDEETNRKVSLVNARYYTKMTALEDEYELAKFKITVGDELPPGIVQLAKVYVAKKRKLMVGDKMAGRHGNKGVVSKIVPIEDMPYLPDGTSVDIVLNPLGVPSRMNLGQILETNLGWAAAKLGKYYATPVFDGATLSEIRTEMKKGGVPESGKTPLYDGRTGELIDEEVTVGWIYMMKLSHLVEDKIHARSIGPYSLITQQPLGGKA
- the rplL gene encoding 50S ribosomal protein L7/L12 yields the protein MPEQADVAVAQDAKVEEILKTIEQMSVLQLSKLVKAVEERFGVTAAAPMAMPAGMMMGGAAAAAPAVEEKTEFDVVLKSAGANKINVIKVIRTITNLGLKEAKDLVDGAPSKVKEAVTKEEANDIKGKLEEAGAEVELK
- the rplJ gene encoding 50S ribosomal protein L10 — translated: MPQPHKEVKLEEINASLDKAKSVFLTDFSGLTVEEVTRLRSEFRKANVKYLVVKNTLARISARQHGLDALIPFLNGPTALAIAMDDPVAPVRVIFDFKKDKEKPAIKAAYLEGQLLDRASAEEVRNIPPREVLLAQVAAAFAAPLSGFIGSLQAVIAGFANVLKQVQDKKEA
- the rplA gene encoding 50S ribosomal protein L1, translating into MKHSKRFNEALQRLDRRVSYPLADAVVKVKELATARFDESIELSVRLGVDPRKADQMVRGTVILPHGTGKKVRVCVLTKGAKEKEALEAGADVVGSDDLIAKIQGGWLDFDVVIATPDIMSQVGKLGKILGTRGLMPNPKSGTVTFEIGQAVKEAKAGKIAFRVDKYGIVNAAVGKKSFEAAQLKENVQAFMEMINRLKPATAKGVYIKSVTLSSTMSPGIRLDKNQIVDAA
- the rplK gene encoding 50S ribosomal protein L11, with protein sequence MAKKVVGSIKLQIPAGAANPSPPVGPALGQHGVNIMEFCKQFNAKTQDKAGLIIPVIITVYADRSFSFITKTPPAAVLLKKAAGLEKGSGEPNRTKVGQVTRDQVREIAELKMQDLNAASLETAMSMVEGTARSMGITVV